A genomic region of Polypterus senegalus isolate Bchr_013 chromosome 17, ASM1683550v1, whole genome shotgun sequence contains the following coding sequences:
- the LOC120517302 gene encoding MIF4G domain-containing protein B-like isoform X2 translates to MENATKEEYKIQSFDAKTQQLLKTALKDPSSVDLEKVANLIVDQSLKDQVFSKEAGRICFTIVQVNNMPMMALVNPVYDCLFRLSQPDSLHNEEEVDCLVMQLHRIGDQLEKMNVQRMDELFFLLRDGFFLQNELSSLARLLLLEILEFRASGWRLSDSAQKYYYSEVTD, encoded by the exons ATGGAGAACGCCACAAAAGAGGAGTACAAGATTCAGTCTTTTGATGCTAAAACACAGCAGCTCCTGAAAACTGCTTTAAAAG ATCCGTCCTCGGTAGATCTTGAGAAAGTGGCCAATTTGATTGTCGACCAGTCTCTTAAAGATCAGGTCTTCAGCAAGGAAGCCGGTAGGATATGCTTTACCATTGTTCAG GTAAACAACATGCCCATGATGGCCCTGGTAAACCCGGTATATGACTGCCTATTCCGACTGAGCCAGCCGGACTCTCTTCATAATGAGGAAGAG GTGGATTGTTTGGTCATGCAGTTGCATCGCATTGGAGATCAGCTGGAAAAGATGAATGTGCAACGCATGGATgagcttttctttcttcttcgagATGGCTTCTTTTTGCAGAACGAGTTGAGTTCGTTGGCTCGTTTGCTTCTACTGGAGATTCTGGAATTTCGAGCCAGTGGTTGGCGGCTCAGTGATTCTGCACAGAAATACTATTACAGCGAAGTAACAGACTGA
- the LOC120517302 gene encoding MIF4G domain-containing protein B-like isoform X1: MENATKEEYKIQSFDAKTQQLLKTALKDPSSVDLEKVANLIVDQSLKDQVFSKEAGRICFTIVQAEGRQAGSNVFRRNLLNRLQQEYKTREETRSRSVQEWVCYVTFICNIFDYLKVNNMPMMALVNPVYDCLFRLSQPDSLHNEEEVDCLVMQLHRIGDQLEKMNVQRMDELFFLLRDGFFLQNELSSLARLLLLEILEFRASGWRLSDSAQKYYYSEVTD; this comes from the exons ATGGAGAACGCCACAAAAGAGGAGTACAAGATTCAGTCTTTTGATGCTAAAACACAGCAGCTCCTGAAAACTGCTTTAAAAG ATCCGTCCTCGGTAGATCTTGAGAAAGTGGCCAATTTGATTGTCGACCAGTCTCTTAAAGATCAGGTCTTCAGCAAGGAAGCCGGTAGGATATGCTTTACCATTGTTCAG GCAGAGGGCAGGCAAGCTGGCTCAAACGTGTTTCGGCGGAACCTGCTCAACCGACTACAGCAAGAGTATAAGACACGGGAGGAAACCCGGAGCCGTTCTGTTCAGGAGTGGGTCTGCTATGTCACCTTCATCTGTAATATCTTTGACTACCTCAAG GTAAACAACATGCCCATGATGGCCCTGGTAAACCCGGTATATGACTGCCTATTCCGACTGAGCCAGCCGGACTCTCTTCATAATGAGGAAGAG GTGGATTGTTTGGTCATGCAGTTGCATCGCATTGGAGATCAGCTGGAAAAGATGAATGTGCAACGCATGGATgagcttttctttcttcttcgagATGGCTTCTTTTTGCAGAACGAGTTGAGTTCGTTGGCTCGTTTGCTTCTACTGGAGATTCTGGAATTTCGAGCCAGTGGTTGGCGGCTCAGTGATTCTGCACAGAAATACTATTACAGCGAAGTAACAGACTGA